Genomic segment of Myxococcus stipitatus:
GCGACCATCAGCGTGCGCGGGTGGGGCATGGCGATACCCTCGCGCGTGAAGACGGGGTCGGCCTCCGCGGCGCGGATGAAGGCGCGCAGCGTCTCCACGTGCCGGAGGATGTCCGCCAGGTCCTCCTTCACCCGCTCGAACTGCGAGGTGCCCAGCTGCTGCGCCACCAGGGAGCTGACCCCCGCGAAGAGCTCCGCCTTCACGGCCATGCGGATGAGGATGTGGTGGTAGGCGAAGACGTTCACCTGTCGCCACGCCGCCTGGAGCACGTCGATGTTCTCCGCGAGGAACACGCGCGACAGGGGGATGCGCACGTCGTCGAAGACGGCCCAGGCGTCCATCTCGTCGAAGCGGGAGCTGAGCGGGAAGTCCGCGGGTGCGCCCTCCGAGAAGGGCTGGCGGCAGATGAAGCGCAGGCCGGGTGTGGCCACGGGCACGGAGAAGAAGAGCGCCTGTTGCGGCGCCAGCCCCGCGCGCGGCGGCGTGAGCACCAGGTACTCGTTGGCGAACGGCCCCAGCGTCGCCATGGACTTGATGCCTCGGACGACGAGGTGCTCGGAGTCGCGGCTCACGACCTGGAGGTGGTTGAGCGCCGCGCTGGGCTTGGAGCGGTCGATCTGCCGGTCCGCGAAGCTGTGCGTGAGGAGCAGGTCCGCGTCGCGGCAGGTGTTGAAGTAGCGCTCGACGTTGCCCGCCCACTCCGGCGCGCCGCGCGCGAGCTGTCCTCGCGCGGAGTACAACCCCAGGGCGATGAGCGGGACGTAGTCGGGCAGCCGGCCCATGGTGCCGCCCTGCTGGCGGGCCAGGTGTTCGATCATCCGGCGCCGACGCTCCAAATCCGCGGTGCTCCTCGGCACCATCCACGCGAGGCTGACGCGCTTGCCCGACGGGCCCTCCATCGTCAGCAGGTCCTGGAGCTCGGGCCGGGCCTGCGCGTCGTAGAGATTCGCGAGCGTGCGCGCACAGCCCGCGAGCGCCGGGTGCGCCGCCACGTCGCGCACCCGGGTGCCGGAGAGGAACACCTGCCGGCCATCATCGAGGCTCTGGAGGTACTGAGGACCCGTTCTCATCGGCGACGCTCCTCGCTATTCCAGGTGGACCCGACCCGCGGTGCCGTCGACGGTCACCATCTGGCCATCGCGAATCACGCGGGTGGCCTGCTGGGTGCCGACGACGGCGGGGATTCCGTACTCGCGCGCGACAATGGAGCTGTGCGAGGAGATGGCGCCCACGTCGGTCACCACCGCCGACGCACGCGCGAACAGCGGCGTCCAGGTGGGCGTGGTGGCCACCGCGACCAGGACCTCGCCCTCCTCGAGCCGGTCGAACTCCGCGGGCGACGTCAGCACCCGCGCGAGCGCCCGCACCCGGCCGGGGCTCGCGGCGGTCCCTTGGATGACCGACGCCGTGGACTCCGTCTCCGCGCACAGCTGCCGGAGGTTGACGGGCCAGCGCATCGCCGACGCCCAGGCCGAGGCCTCCGCGGGAATGCGCACCGGCGGGGTGAGCTGTCGCCGGGCCTCGCGCCGCGCCTTGCGCTCCGCGACCTCCCTCACCAGCTTCTGGCCGAGCCGGTGGAGGGCATGCACATGCAGCTCCCCGGTGGTCAGGTAGAACACGTCCTCCGGCGCGGCGAGCGTGCCCTTCTCCGCGAGGCGGCGCCCCAGCGCCAGGAGCAGCGCCCGGAAGACGGGCCACCCCATCTGCAGGTAGAAGACCGAGTCCTCGCGCGCCACGGCGTAGCGCTGCCCGCGCTTCAGCAGCGAGTCGAACAGCAGGCGACGGGGGCCTCGCAGCAGGCCCCGGAGCTTCTCCGTCGCGGCCTCGCGCTCCTCTTGGAGTCGCTCGACGGTGCGCGCGGGCTCGGCGGCTTGGGGTGAGCAGTAACAGCGCAGCGCGATGGCGAGCGGCCCGGGGTTCTCCGCCAGCGTGGGCGTGACGAAGTCGAGCACCGACGTCTCGTGCCCATACAGCGCGAGGTGCTGGAGGACGCGCTGACGGAAGTCCGTCGCCACGCCCACCTCCTGCGGCTCCCGGAGGAGCCGAGGCAGGCTGCCCTCCTCCAGCCAGCCCTCGAGCCCCGGGGTCGAGGACACCTCCTGAGCCAGGAGGAACACGCTCTGCTGGGCCTCCAGGGCGCGCGTCCAGAAGCCGCGATAGAGGATGAGCTGGTCCTCGCCCAGCACGTCGCGAAGCTCGCGCCCCCCCACCCCTCGCAGGAACTGCATCAGCGGCGCCGCGCCCCCCGAGGCCAGGCTCAGGACGTACCAGACCTCCGCCACGTCGAGCGCGAGCTGGTCGAGCGCATGAAGCAGGTCGACCGAGGAGCCCGCGGACTCCACCAGACGTCCGTAGCCCTCCAGCCGGTCGATGTACGCGCGAATCCCCTGCTGCTCCCACCGGTCGACCCACCCGCCCCGCAGCTCGGAGAAGAGGAAGCGCGGAGGCAGGAGGAACACGCTCAGCGGGTCGGGGTCGGCGCGCGCGAAGAAGTAGCCATTCGCCACCATGTACGACGGGCGCTGCATGTGCCACGCCCGAGGCATGCGGAAGCCGAACCGTCCGCTGCCGGAGTGCTCCCGCCCCTTCGTCAGGACGGGCAGGAGCAGCGTCTCGAAGAGCGGCGACAGGGGCTCGCGCAGCCACTCCCCCAGCCGCCACGTCCGCAGCCAGTGCGCCCCTGGGACAGGACTCTCCCAGACCGCCTCGGAGGGGACGACGGTCTGGATTTCAGCGCTCAGTCGCATCGCGAGACCGCCTCCGTTCCGCGTCCTTCCACCAGGTGCGGCAGAAGGTGTTCGACGGCCTCCAGCGAGCCCCGCCGCAGGAGCGCGGCCGGTGAGGCGCGGCGGATGGCCTCCACGGCGGCCTGCTCCGTCCAGCCCTCCGCTCGCAGCAGCGCATAGACGAAGAGCGGCGAGCGGTTCTTCCCCGCCATGCAGTGGACGTAGACGCGGTGGTCGCTCCTCGCGATGGCCTCCCGGTAGAAGCGGAGGGCCTCGCCCAGCGCCTCCGCCGGAAAGGGCTCCAGCGAGTCGGGCACCGCGAGCCATCGCAGGACGAGACCGGTGTCCTTCAGCAGCACCGCGTCGTCGAACTCCTCCTGCAGGTTGATGACATGGGTGATGCGCGCGGCTTCGAGCACTCCGACATTCGCGGTGGTGCCAATCATCCCGCCCATGGCGAGCTGGGCGGTGAGCCATTGGAACTCGACGGCGAAGCCTCCCGGAAGGCGCGTCCCATCCAGCAGGATGACCTCCGCCTCTTCTCGCCCGGGCGCCTGAATCATCACATCTCCTTCTGGGAAGCGACGGAGGCGCGCAGCGAAGGCAGGACTCTCACCTGTATGGCATTAAACCAGCTTTCGCGAATACGGCGAGCCGGATTCAAAACCATGGGCTCCGGGCCTCCCCGGAGCATTGACTATTCATCACACGCGCTTCGACGTGCGGGCCAGACTATGAAAGCAATACAGGTACGACGGGCACGGAGCGGGGCACGGCGACGAGCATATGGTGTTTCACCCAGTCCGCCTCGCTGCCCCGCAGGGTCGCCTTGGGGAAGCGCTTGAAGAACTCCCTCAGCGCAATCACAGCCTCGATTTCCGCCATCCGCTCGCCCACGCAGCGGTGCGGGCCAGCGCCGAACGCGAGCAGCTCATGGGAGCGCTTTCGCATGACGTCGAAGACGTCTGGATTTTCAAACGTCTCAGGATCTCTGAAGGCGGACTGAAACAAGAGCAGCGCAATCTGCCCCTGTTTCATGACGCTTCCGTGAAGCGTGATGTCTTCCTTCAGGTAGCGTGGCAGGAATTTGGTGAAGCTCCGGTAACGGAGAATCTCCCGGATGGCATCCGGGTAGCGGTCCGGCTCCCGCTGGAGGTGGGCCAGCTGCCCCGAGTGCTCCAGCAGCAGCAGCACCCCCATGGTGATGAGGCTCCCGTTGGCCTCGGTGCCGGCGAGCAGGAAGGAGAACACCAGCGAGAGCACCTCCTCGTCGGACAGCCGGTCTCCTTCCCGATTGGGCTGGAGCAGGTCGCCCAGGATGGAGTCCTCGGCCCCTGCTTCCCGGCCGCGGCGGATGACGTTCTCCACCAGCGAGCGGAAGCCTCGCAGCGCGCCCTCGTTCCGGGTGATGGCCTCCGGAGCGAGCGAGGGCTCCAGGAAGCCCAGCGCCAGGTTGGTCCCCGTGACGAGGAACTCCTCTTCCTCGGGCGTGAAGCCCGCGCCGAACAGGCGCCCCATGACCTTGATGCGGATGGGCGCGGAGAAGTCGGCCAGCAGGTCTATCTCCTTGCGTCCGGAGAAGCCCTCCAGCACCTCGTGGACGACCTGCTCCGTCACCCGCGCGATGCGGCCGCAGCCCGCCGACTGGAAGGGCGTGTTGGCGAAGCGCCGCATCCGCGCGTGCTGCGCGCCGTGACAGAGCAGCAGCGTGGCATCGAGCGCCCACTGCACGTGCTCGGTCGGCTGCGCGGAGTTCTTCAGCTCGGGGTAGCCCGCCCAGGCCTTCTGGTCCGGCGTCGCGCGCTCGTCCGTGAGGAGCATCTTCACGTCGGCGTAGCGGGAGATGAGCCAGGCCCCCAGCTCCCGGGACCAGAACACCGGCGCCTGCTCCCGGAGCTGTTGATAGATGGGAAAGGGATTCGCGAGGAACGAAGGGCTGAAGATGCTGATTTCAGGCGTCTGCGACATGTCTCGCCTCTCTCTCTGCGTCAGGGAACTCCCCTACCCCAGCCCGCCGCCCAGCACCGGCCGCCTCCATGCGTAGAGCCGGGCGCCCACGAGGGTGCCCAGCAGCAGCTCCAATCCAGACCAGACCAGCGTGGGGAGGTAGAGCGAGAGCGGGAAGACCCCCAGCGCCCAGGACCAGCCGAAGCCCAGCCCGTAGGCGAACAGCCAGGACACCAGCGCCGTCCGGAGCACGGCCTCCCGGTCCGAGTCACAGCCCCGCCGGAGATTCACGTACAGCCACATGGTGGCGACGCCGAGGAGGAACGTCATCACCGTGAGCGAGACGATGGACGCCCCTCCGGGCGGAGGCCGCCCCAGGGACTGCATCACCGTGCCCCACTCCTCATGGAGCAGGACTCCGTTGAGGAGGAACTCCCCCGTGTTCACGACGAGGCCCACGGCCCCGCCGCACACGAGGACCCGCGCTGACAGGTTCCCGTCCAAGGCTCGCCTCCCCACGGAAGTGTTCCGCGTCCAGCCCCTCGCGGCGTGTCAGCCGCGGATGGCTCTCGCGAAGTCGACGCCGAGCGACTCCATCAACGGCTGGACGGCCGCCCGCCCACCGCCCGTCACGCCGCCCCCCGGGTGGCAGCTGGGGCCGCACATCCACAGCCCCTCCACGGGCGTGCGGTAGCCCCACCCCGGCAGATAACGATTGCCGAGCTGCTGGCTCAGGTACATCCCGATGTGGTTGTAGTCCCCCGCGATCATCGCCGGGTTGCGCCGCGACAGGTCCAGCGGTGTCTCCACCAGGCGGCCGATGATGTTGTCGGCGCCCATGTTGGTGGTCCGCTGCTGGAGCGTGGCGAGGATGCCGTTGGCCACCTCCTGCCGCACCTCGTCCCAGCGCGCGGCGCCACCTCCGGCGAGCTCGAACGGGGCGTAGTGGAAGAGGTGCAGGGTGTGCTTGCCCTCCGGAGCCCGTGACGGGTCCAACCGCGTCTGGCAGCCGACGGTCGGCATGTCCATGCGGACGCGGCCGTACCGCATCTCGTCGAAGCCCCGGAGGAATGTCTCCAGCGGCAGCGGCGCGAACTCGACGAAGAGCGCGTCGCTCACCTCGTCCCCGGCCTTGTACCGGGGCGCCTCGCGCAGCGCGTAGCCCTGGCTCACCGCGCCGTACTCGGAGCGCTTGAGCTGGCGAAGCTGGCCCACGAAGTCCGTCGGGAGCAGCGACGGGTCCACCAGCTCCGCCAGCTGCCGCGCGTGGAGGTTGGAGACCACCGCCTTCGTCGCCAGAATCTCCTCGCCGCCGCGCAGCCGCACGCCGGACGCGCGACCTCCCGAGGTGAGGACCTGCTCGACGGTCCGCTCCGTGAGGACGGTGCCGCCATGGTGCGCCAGGCAGCGCTCCATCGCCTCGCTGAGCGCGCCCGAGCCCCCCATGGGGATGGCGCCGCCATACTTGTGCGTCAGCGGG
This window contains:
- a CDS encoding 4-hydroxyphenylacetate 3-hydroxylase family protein; this encodes MRTGPQYLQSLDDGRQVFLSGTRVRDVAAHPALAGCARTLANLYDAQARPELQDLLTMEGPSGKRVSLAWMVPRSTADLERRRRMIEHLARQQGGTMGRLPDYVPLIALGLYSARGQLARGAPEWAGNVERYFNTCRDADLLLTHSFADRQIDRSKPSAALNHLQVVSRDSEHLVVRGIKSMATLGPFANEYLVLTPPRAGLAPQQALFFSVPVATPGLRFICRQPFSEGAPADFPLSSRFDEMDAWAVFDDVRIPLSRVFLAENIDVLQAAWRQVNVFAYHHILIRMAVKAELFAGVSSLVAQQLGTSQFERVKEDLADILRHVETLRAFIRAAEADPVFTREGIAMPHPRTLMVAHMHAVEHHPRLQQTLLSLCGQGVLMAPTHAELDSGELQADLEHYLSGGPTAPADRVRLFRLAWDLAGGAFATRQMMFELFNGRDLARNRLQFAQSYDVSSFEQMARRLAGIEPGEEQGR
- a CDS encoding PEP-utilizing enzyme translates to MRLSAEIQTVVPSEAVWESPVPGAHWLRTWRLGEWLREPLSPLFETLLLPVLTKGREHSGSGRFGFRMPRAWHMQRPSYMVANGYFFARADPDPLSVFLLPPRFLFSELRGGWVDRWEQQGIRAYIDRLEGYGRLVESAGSSVDLLHALDQLALDVAEVWYVLSLASGGAAPLMQFLRGVGGRELRDVLGEDQLILYRGFWTRALEAQQSVFLLAQEVSSTPGLEGWLEEGSLPRLLREPQEVGVATDFRQRVLQHLALYGHETSVLDFVTPTLAENPGPLAIALRCYCSPQAAEPARTVERLQEEREAATEKLRGLLRGPRRLLFDSLLKRGQRYAVAREDSVFYLQMGWPVFRALLLALGRRLAEKGTLAAPEDVFYLTTGELHVHALHRLGQKLVREVAERKARREARRQLTPPVRIPAEASAWASAMRWPVNLRQLCAETESTASVIQGTAASPGRVRALARVLTSPAEFDRLEEGEVLVAVATTPTWTPLFARASAVVTDVGAISSHSSIVAREYGIPAVVGTQQATRVIRDGQMVTVDGTAGRVHLE
- a CDS encoding dual specificity protein phosphatase produces the protein MIQAPGREEAEVILLDGTRLPGGFAVEFQWLTAQLAMGGMIGTTANVGVLEAARITHVINLQEEFDDAVLLKDTGLVLRWLAVPDSLEPFPAEALGEALRFYREAIARSDHRVYVHCMAGKNRSPLFVYALLRAEGWTEQAAVEAIRRASPAALLRRGSLEAVEHLLPHLVEGRGTEAVSRCD
- a CDS encoding cytochrome P450 yields the protein MSQTPEISIFSPSFLANPFPIYQQLREQAPVFWSRELGAWLISRYADVKMLLTDERATPDQKAWAGYPELKNSAQPTEHVQWALDATLLLCHGAQHARMRRFANTPFQSAGCGRIARVTEQVVHEVLEGFSGRKEIDLLADFSAPIRIKVMGRLFGAGFTPEEEEFLVTGTNLALGFLEPSLAPEAITRNEGALRGFRSLVENVIRRGREAGAEDSILGDLLQPNREGDRLSDEEVLSLVFSFLLAGTEANGSLITMGVLLLLEHSGQLAHLQREPDRYPDAIREILRYRSFTKFLPRYLKEDITLHGSVMKQGQIALLLFQSAFRDPETFENPDVFDVMRKRSHELLAFGAGPHRCVGERMAEIEAVIALREFFKRFPKATLRGSEADWVKHHMLVAVPRSVPVVPVLLS
- a CDS encoding NAD(P)/FAD-dependent oxidoreductase — translated: MSRKHEVVIVGGGHNGLTVACYLARAGVDVCVLESLPYVGGGVISSRSVVPGFKADICSIWHGFIQANPLLLEDELGLKSKFGLRYLTSENQFGVLFPDDSHLNIYRDVERTCQSIAKFSQKDADAYRRFAAWGEQMLDMLTQGMFNPPPPFGAFVAALDQSPPGRALLRSLMMSALDLCDEWFESDAVKVALTKFSAQSGIAPGTLGSGIVLFLFIPLTHKYGGAIPMGGSGALSEAMERCLAHHGGTVLTERTVEQVLTSGGRASGVRLRGGEEILATKAVVSNLHARQLAELVDPSLLPTDFVGQLRQLKRSEYGAVSQGYALREAPRYKAGDEVSDALFVEFAPLPLETFLRGFDEMRYGRVRMDMPTVGCQTRLDPSRAPEGKHTLHLFHYAPFELAGGGAARWDEVRQEVANGILATLQQRTTNMGADNIIGRLVETPLDLSRRNPAMIAGDYNHIGMYLSQQLGNRYLPGWGYRTPVEGLWMCGPSCHPGGGVTGGGRAAVQPLMESLGVDFARAIRG